Sequence from the Ailuropoda melanoleuca isolate Jingjing chromosome 10, ASM200744v2, whole genome shotgun sequence genome:
GGTTCAGGAAGCCGTGTGTCTGACGACACGGCGGGGAGCCCCCCCCAGTAAGGTGCCAGAAGGGTCTGAACCAGGGGATGGCAGGGTGGTGAGAGTCAGGGAGACGCCACAGGCTGCGTGTCAGTGGGTGGCAGGGCGCCGTCTCTGAGGCCGTGGGGTGCGTGACGTGAGGGCAGCGTGAGTCTGGGGTTCCTGGGCTGCCCTCCTGGGGATGGAGATGGGTCCTGTGGGGGCAGTACCCGTCATAGCCATTTCAGCTAAATACTGGTTAGTGTTTTAGCATCCCCAGCAAAAGCTGTGAAAAGAAAGGCAGCTTGTGACCCCCACAGGAAGGTTCCAGGCAGAGTGATTTTCTGGCTCCCAAGAGCCGCTGGCCACGCCCAAGTCCCCATCGTGCACACCCAGCCCAgcactgtggggggggggccttCCTTGGGACCTGGCTCTCTGGAATCCATTCGGGACCCCCCCACACACGGCAGCACGCAAAGCCAGGTGGCGTCTCTTCCCCTGCAGGGCGTCAGCCCAGCCGGAGGCTGCCTGTTGTCCCTCTCCTGCGACTACCGGGTCCTGGCTAACAACCCCAAGTACGCCATAGGGCTGAACGAGACTCTGCTGGGCATCATCGCCCCCTTCTGGTAAGGCTGGGGCTGCACCCGCTCTCTCCTCTCCGCACCCCTCNNNNNNNNNNNNNNNNNNNNNNNNNNNNNNNNNNNNNNNNNNNNNNNNNNNNNNNNNNNNNNNNNNNNNNNNNNNNNNNNNNNNNNNNNNNNNNNNNNNNNNNNNNNNNNNNNNNNNNNNNNNNNNNNNNNNNNNNNNNNNNNNNNNNNNNNNNNNNNNNNNNNNNNNNNNNNNNNNNNNNNNNNNNNNNNNNNNNNNNNNNNNNNNNNNNNNNNNNNNNNNNNNNNNNNNNNNNNNNNNNNNNNNNNNNNNNNNNNNNNNNNNNNNNNNNNNNNNNNNNNNNNNNNNNNNNNNNNNNNNNNNNNNNNNNNNNNNNNNNNNNNNNNNNNNNNNNNNNNNNNNNNNNNNNNNNNNNNNNNNNNNNNNNNNNNNNNNNNNNNNNNNNNNNNNNNNNNNNNNNNNNNNNNNNNNNNNNNNNNNNNNNNNNNNNNNNNNNNNNNNNNNNNNNNNNNNNNNNNNNNNNNNNNNNNNNNNNNNNNNNNNNNNNNNNNNNNNNNNNNNNNNNNNNNNNNNNNNNNNNNNNNNNNNNNNNNNNNNNNNNNNNNNNNNNNNNNNNNNNNNNNNNNNNNNNNNNNNNNNNNNNNNNNNNNNNNNNNNNNNNNNNNNNNNNNNNNNNNNNNNNNNNNNNNNNNNNNNNNNNNNNNNNNNNNNNNNNNNNNNNNNNNNNNNNNNNNNNNNNNNNNNNNNNNNNNNNNNNNNNNNNNNNNNNNNNNNNNNNNNNNNNNNNNNNNNNNNNNNNNNNNNNNNNNNNNNNNNNNNNNNNNNNNNNNNNNNNNNNNNNNNNNNNNNNNNNNNNNNNNNNNNNNNNNNNNNNNNNNNNNNNNNNNNNNNNNNNNNNNNNNNNNNNNNNNNNNNNNNNNNNNNNNNNNNNNNNNNNNNNNNNNNNNNNNNNNNNNNNNNNNNNNNNNNNNNNNNNNNNNNNNNNNNNNNNNNNNNNNNNNNNNNNNNNNNNNNNNNgcactgtggggggggggccttCCTTGGGACCTGGCTCTCTGGAATCCATTCGGGACCCCCCCACACACGGCAGCACGCAAAGCCAGGTGGCGTCTCTTCCCCTGCAGGGCGTCAGCCCAGCCGGAGGCTGCCTGTTGTCCCTCTCCTGCGACTACCGGGTCCTGGCTAACAACCCCAAGTACGCCATAGGGCTGAACGAGACTCTGCTGGGCATCATCGCCCCCTTCTGGTAAGGCTGGGGCTGCACCCGGGGGCCAAGCCTATCCTGGGAGCCCCCAGTGAGTAGATGTGTTGTTCCAGGTTCAAAGACATGCTGGTGAACACCATCGGGCACCGCGCCGCGGAGCGCGCCCTACAGCTGGGCTTGCTTTTCCCGCCTGCAGACGCCCTCCAGGTGGGCATCGTGGACCAGGTCGTCCCTGAGGACCAGGTGCAGAGCACTTCACGGTCGGTAATGGCCCAGTGGCTGGCCATTCCAGGTgagaagcacagggaggggcCGGGACTGGTGGCAGACACAGCCAGCACCCCCCACAGCCTGATGCTCCTGGTGAGAGCAGAGGGTTCTAGAAGGGGGCTGTGTGCATGTCAGGAACGTACTGCCGACTGACTTAGTCCTGGGGCCactgcaacaaattaccacacagtTGGGGTGTGCGCTGCCTAAAACCACAAAAGTGCATTGTCTCCAAGTCTGCAGGCCAGGAGTCCAAAAGCAAGGTTTGGGCAGGGCCGATGGGCCCCCCCAGAGGCTCCTTCCTGTGTCGTCCAGCCTCTGGCGGCTCAAACACTCTTTGGCCTGTAGATGCATCGCGCTGGTCTGCTTTCCCTCCATGTGGCCTTCCTGCGTGCCTGTCTCCagtctcccctcttcctttctctggtcAGGACACTCATTGTTGGATTTGGGGCCCACCCGAAATCCAAGATGATCTCATCCTAACTTCATCTGCAGAAACCCTTTTCCAAATACAGCCCCACGCACAGAATCTAGGGCTTGGTTAGGTCCACTCTTCAACCCACTACACAGACCATTGGAAACGGGCCGTGCGTCTGTTTATAGAAATTGGGCTGGTTAATATCCACCGTGATGGAGACCAGGGATCAGCAGAGCGTCTCTAAAGAGCCAGGGAGCTGGTTGGCTCTGTGGGTCCCTCGGTCTCGGCCACGTGGTGGTGCTGGAGCACGAGGGCAACCAAGAGAGTTGTGACCCAGCGAGCATGTTTGTGTGCGATAAAACAGGCCGCTGGTACTTAAAGtgtatataattttcacatgtcacaaaacgTCCTTTTTTCAATTCCATAACaatgtaaaaactattcttagctcCCTGGCTATAGGGGGGCCAGGTTCGCTGACTCTGCTGTGAACGAGTACGTAGTGATGTGAAAATATCCCCGTAATGTTGGGGACTGAAAAGGACGGAGTAAGAGGCAGTTTTCACAGTGTCATCCGCTCTGCTTCTAAAAGGAATTGGTAGGCAGTGGGGAACGggtgattttcattttgcttgtttACTTGTATGTTCTAAGTTTCCTACCAGAGTTTCTGCAGGAACTTTCTTGGCGAGGTTGGGAGTGATGCCACGGTGTCGGGTGGGTTTTCACACTCGGGCCCTTTTCTGTAGACCACGCCCGACAGCTGACCAAGAACCTGGTGCGCAAGCCTACAGCCGACCGCCTGCTCCAGCAGCGTGATGCGGACATCCAGAACTTTGTCCGCTTCATCTCCAGAGACTCCATCCAGAAGTCCCTGCATGTGTACTTAGAAAAGCTCAAAGAGAAGAAGGGCTAAGTGCTGGGCTGCCTCCATGGGGCTGGGGCCGGATGCGCCCTCCTGGGAGCCCTCTGATTCCGAGGGGTTTTAAACAAGCCCCTTTCCAACATAGAAGCATTGTCAGCTCCTCATTTTGCTGATCTTAGAAGGCCCTGTTCCCTGTAACCAGCGTCCCAGGAGCCCACTGTCCCACGAGCGCCTTTTCTTCCTGGCAGGGGGGCAGGGCCTCAGTTTGGGAATCCTGAACCAGCAGGCTGGCTGTTCTGGGTCTCGGTGACATTTGCCGCTGAGCGTCCCCTTTGCCAGAGCAGAAGTGGGAACAAAGTCCTTGCGTTGTCCCATCCCTAGCGACCCAGCTGCCTGACTGCTGAGGGCACACCCCCTGGTCACAGGCCAGTGACCCACAAGGACCTCCCCCAGAGGAAAGCCCTTTGGCCACCACATCTGCCCACTGAGACAGAGGGGCCACGCTCGTCCGGAGACTGGGGGGCTTGAGGAGGGGTGCGGGAGGCAGTACAGGTGAGTCCGTCTGCACTGCAGGAGCCCCAGTCTTCCTTCAGAAAGATCACACCAGAAAACTTGTCCAGACTCTTGAAACAAAGGTTTTTCCTCCATACAGTTCAGGCCAGTTCCCAGACCCACCAAATGGAGTTGTTTCCAAAACCAGAAACCTCACTGGGCCCCTGTACCCCCAGTTCTGCTCCTTCCCAATCCTCGGGTGACGGACTTCCCTGAGACAAAGGGCATGGTTCTCCCTGACAAACCCTtgccagcccagggctcctgagaagcagccttcccaggGTGGCCCCATAGAAGAGGCAGTGTGTGCACGTGGGGTGTGTGGGTCCCATCTGCCTGGGCTGCGTGAGGAGTCCAGCCTGCTCACCACTGAAGGGCTCCCTAGGTGTCCCAAGGCCACCCActggctgggggcctggggctccTGACTGCCTGCTCCCTGCACtactgggcagggcagggacccCTGATACACTCAAATGTCTGCAAGGTCTGCAGGACCCAggaagcggggggaggggggacatcAGACACTGGGAGGTCGGCCTTGCACGTCGGCATCGAAGCTGTGTGTTTATCCCCAGCTGCACTCAGCACGTGTTCTTGGAAGCATTTGCAGTCGGCACAAAGCACAAGCCTCCACTGGCAAGCGCGGGGCGGCATTCTGGGGCCAGCCTGCTCTAGAGGGCGTCCGTTCACC
This genomic interval carries:
- the ECI1 gene encoding enoyl-CoA delta isomerase 1, mitochondrial; amino-acid sequence: MALTPDPAAVGVAVVKMRNPPVNSLSLEFLTELLISLEKLENDKTFRGIIITSDCPGIFSAGLDLLEMYGRDPAHYAEYWKAVQELWLRVYLSSLVVISAINGVSPAGGCLLSLSCDYRVLANNPKYAIGLNETLLGIIAPFWFKDMLVNTIGHRAAERALQLGLLFPPADALQVGIVDQVVPEDQVQSTSRSVMAQWLAIPDHARQLTKNLVRKPTADRLLQQRDADIQNFVRFISRDSIQKSLHVYLEKLKEKKG